In Gadus macrocephalus chromosome 11, ASM3116895v1, a single genomic region encodes these proteins:
- the nt5c3a gene encoding cytosolic 5'-nucleotidase 3 isoform X1 codes for MVTKSSHAMKSFPRDLFFFPLCNVFLLCVPAGWTGLFLSPVLGQAVCMPQFEKNTVHMKDPERVEQIICSMIKGGASKLQIITDFDMTLSKFAVNGKRCPTCHNIIDNCKLVTEDCREKLLQLKNKYYPIEIDPQLTMEEKYPFMVEWYFKSHTLLVEQRLQKDKLPDIVRESDSALREGYEHFFDRLQQHSVPVFIFSAGLGDVLEEIIRQAGVYLPNVKVVSNFMDFDDNGILKGFKGELIHVYNKHDGALRNTEYFKQFKDNTNIILMGDSLGDLNMADGVPNRENILKIGFLNDKVDELLDKYLNSYDIVLVKDETLEVPNAILQKIL; via the exons ATGGTGACGAAGAGCTCCCATGCAATGAAGTCCTTCCCTCGCGACCTTTTCTTCTTCCCGTTATGCAATGTTTTCCTGCTGTGTGTACCAGCGGGGTGGACAGGCCTATTTCTCTCCCCTGTCTTGggacaggctgtgtgt ATGCCTCAGTTTGAGAAGAACACGGTACACATGAAGGACCcggagagggtggagcagatCATCTGTAGCATGATCAAAGGAGGAGCGTCCAAACTACAG ATCATCACAGATTTTGACATGACGTTAAGCAAATTTGCCGTCAACGGAAAACGCTGCCCGACATGTCACA atattaTTGATAACTGTAAGCTAGTGACGGAGGACTGCAGAGAGAAGCTTCTACAGCTGAAGAATAAATACTATCCCATTGAGATCGACCCCCAGCTCACGATGGAGGAGAAGTACCCCTTCATGGTGGaatg GTACTTTAAGTCCCACACGTTATTGGTGGAGCAGAGGCTGCAGAAGGACAAACTGCCCGATATTGTGCGAGAGTCAGACTCAGCCCTCAG GGAGGGCTACGAGCACTTCTTCGACCGCCTCCAGCAGCACAGTGTGCCCGTGTTCATCTTCTCCGCGGGTCTGGGGGACGTGTTGGAGGAGATCATCAGACAGGCTGGGGTCTACCTCCCCAACGTCAAGGTGGTCTCCAACTTCATGGACTTTGACGACAAC GGCATCCTGAAAGGCTTCAAGGGAGAACTGATCCACGTGTACAACAAGCATGACGGGGCCCTGCGCAACACAGAGTACTTTAAGCAGTTCAAGGACAACACCAACATCATCCTCATGGGTGATTCCCTGGGAGACCTAAACATGGCCGACGGCGTGCCCAACCGGGAGAACATACTGAAGATCGGATTCCTCAATGACAAG GTGGACGAGCTGCTGGACAAGTACCTGAACTCCTACGACATTGTGCTGGTGAAGGACGAGACGCTGGAGGTGCCCAACGCCATCCTGCAGAAGATTCTATAA
- the nt5c3a gene encoding cytosolic 5'-nucleotidase 3 isoform X3, whose protein sequence is MPQFEKNTVHMKDPERVEQIICSMIKGGASKLQIITDFDMTLSKFAVNGKRCPTCHNIIDNCKLVTEDCREKLLQLKNKYYPIEIDPQLTMEEKYPFMVEWYFKSHTLLVEQRLQKDKLPDIVRESDSALREGYEHFFDRLQQHSVPVFIFSAGLGDVLEEIIRQAGVYLPNVKVVSNFMDFDDNGILKGFKGELIHVYNKHDGALRNTEYFKQFKDNTNIILMGDSLGDLNMADGVPNRENILKIGFLNDKVDELLDKYLNSYDIVLVKDETLEVPNAILQKIL, encoded by the exons ATGCCTCAGTTTGAGAAGAACACGGTACACATGAAGGACCcggagagggtggagcagatCATCTGTAGCATGATCAAAGGAGGAGCGTCCAAACTACAG ATCATCACAGATTTTGACATGACGTTAAGCAAATTTGCCGTCAACGGAAAACGCTGCCCGACATGTCACA atattaTTGATAACTGTAAGCTAGTGACGGAGGACTGCAGAGAGAAGCTTCTACAGCTGAAGAATAAATACTATCCCATTGAGATCGACCCCCAGCTCACGATGGAGGAGAAGTACCCCTTCATGGTGGaatg GTACTTTAAGTCCCACACGTTATTGGTGGAGCAGAGGCTGCAGAAGGACAAACTGCCCGATATTGTGCGAGAGTCAGACTCAGCCCTCAG GGAGGGCTACGAGCACTTCTTCGACCGCCTCCAGCAGCACAGTGTGCCCGTGTTCATCTTCTCCGCGGGTCTGGGGGACGTGTTGGAGGAGATCATCAGACAGGCTGGGGTCTACCTCCCCAACGTCAAGGTGGTCTCCAACTTCATGGACTTTGACGACAAC GGCATCCTGAAAGGCTTCAAGGGAGAACTGATCCACGTGTACAACAAGCATGACGGGGCCCTGCGCAACACAGAGTACTTTAAGCAGTTCAAGGACAACACCAACATCATCCTCATGGGTGATTCCCTGGGAGACCTAAACATGGCCGACGGCGTGCCCAACCGGGAGAACATACTGAAGATCGGATTCCTCAATGACAAG GTGGACGAGCTGCTGGACAAGTACCTGAACTCCTACGACATTGTGCTGGTGAAGGACGAGACGCTGGAGGTGCCCAACGCCATCCTGCAGAAGATTCTATAA